DNA from Desulfarculus baarsii DSM 2075:
CCGGGATCGATCATGCCGCCGGGGATCTCGATGGCCCAGTCGTTGGACCCCACGCGAAACTGCCTGATCAGCACCACTTGGCCGTCGGCGGTCAGGGGCACCACGTTGACCCAATCGGGGCTGGCCAGCACCACGAAATCACGCTCGAGGCCGTCGCCGCGCCGGCAATGGCTCATGCTGGCCTCCAGCACGTGGTGCCGGAAAATCGTCCGCCGCTCTTTTCGCTCCCACCGGTCGGAATCGCTCACCGATCTTATCCTCTCGCTTGCTTATGAGCAACGCAGATGGTTAAATCTGGTTTATGATGATTTCAAAGGCCGCCCCAGCCGAAGCGACGCCGAAACCTTACCATGGATACGCCACATGAACGTCGAACTGATAAACCCATTTTTGTCCGCCACCGTCAACGTCATCAAAACCATGGCCTTCACGGAAGTCAAGCCTGGCAAGCCGTTTCTGAAAAAAGACCACCACGCCACCGGTGACGTTTCGGCGGTCATTGGCATCACCGGCGAAAGTGAGGGCTCGCTTTCGGTTTCGTTCACCGAAGAGTGCATCATCAACATCGTCAGCAACATGTTCGGTGAAAAGATCACCGCCATCAACCGCGAGGTGGAAGACGCCGTGGGCGAGATCACCAATATGATCTCCGGCGACGCCCGGCGCGAGCTTTCGGAAAAAGGCGTGATGCTCAAGGCCGCCATCCCTTCGGTGATCACGGGCAAGCAACACACCATCAAGCATATGACCAATAGCCCCGTGATCGCCATACCGTTCAGCACCGCCAGCGGCGACTTCACGGTGGAGGTCTGTTTCACCAACTAGCGATGCGGCGACCTCAGCGGGCCAGCAACTCCAGGAGGCTGCCCAGCAGCACCCGCTGCACCAGCAGGATGGCGAAGATCACGATCATGGGCGCGATGTCCAACCCACCGAAATTGGTGGGCAAAAGACGCCTGATCCTGGCGTAGACCGGCTCGGTGGCCCGCGATAGAAAGCGCACGATCGGGTTGTAGGGATCGGGGCTGACCCAACTGACCAGCGCGGCGATGATGACGATCCACATGTACACATGTAGGACATAATTGACGAACTGGAGCAAATTTATTAGAAAGACTTCCATGCTTCGAGTCCTGGTCGATTCGTTAGGTTAACGAGGGGCGCGTTGGCCCTATAGTGGAGCTTGCTCGGAGCCCTGTCAAGACCGGGCAGGGCGGGACCGGTTGTCGCGCAATGATTTTTACGCGCAAAAAAGCGCCGGCCAAGCCGCCGGCGGCCAAGCCCAAGCCCCGGCCCGAGCCCACCCAAGAAGAGCTTCTGGCCGAGGCGCTCAGGCCCGGCCGCCAGGTCTGCCTGGCCGTGGCGGCCGATCTGGTCAGTGACCGGATCGACGTGCGCCCCAGCATGGTCCACGACATCGTCAAGGGCGGGCTGC
Protein-coding regions in this window:
- a CDS encoding chemotaxis protein CheX — protein: MNVELINPFLSATVNVIKTMAFTEVKPGKPFLKKDHHATGDVSAVIGITGESEGSLSVSFTEECIINIVSNMFGEKITAINREVEDAVGEITNMISGDARRELSEKGVMLKAAIPSVITGKQHTIKHMTNSPVIAIPFSTASGDFTVEVCFTN
- a CDS encoding YggT family protein, with protein sequence MEVFLINLLQFVNYVLHVYMWIVIIAALVSWVSPDPYNPIVRFLSRATEPVYARIRRLLPTNFGGLDIAPMIVIFAILLVQRVLLGSLLELLAR